A window from Sus scrofa isolate TJ Tabasco breed Duroc chromosome 2, Sscrofa11.1, whole genome shotgun sequence encodes these proteins:
- the TMED1 gene encoding transmembrane emp24 domain-containing protein 1 isoform X2, whose translation MMAASTALALALWLLLPPVEVGGAGPPPIQDGEFTFLLPAGRKQCFYQSAPANASLETEYQVIAGAGLDVDFTLESPQGVLLVSESRKADGVHTVEPTEAGDYKLCFDNSFSTISEKLVFFELIFDSLQDDEEVEGWAEAVEPEEMLDVKMEDIKESIETMRTRLERSIQMLTLLRAFEARDRNLQEGNLERVNFWSAVNVAVLLLVAVLQVCTLKRFFQDKRPVPT comes from the exons ATGATGGCGGCCAGCACGGCCCTAGCCTTGGCCCTATGGCTACTATTGCCTCCAGTGGAGGTAGGAGGGGCAGGGCCCCCACCGATCCAGGATGGCGAGTTTACATTCCTGCTTCCTGCGGGGCGGAAGCAATGTTTCTATCAGTCTGCGCCGGCCAACGCAAGCCTGGAGACTGAGTACCAG GTGATCGCAGGTGCTGGGCTGGACGTGGATTTCACTCTGGAGAGCCCTCAGGGAGTGCTGCTGGTCAGCGAGTCCCGCAAGGCAGATGGTGTGCACAC GGTGGAGCCCACGGAGGCAGGGGACTACAAACTGTGCTTTGACAACTCCTTCAGCACAATCTCCGAGAAGCTCGTGTTCTTTGAACTCATCTTTGACAGCCTGCAGGATGATGAAGAGGTGgagggctgggcagaggctgTGGAGCCTGAGGAGATGCTGGATGTCAAGATGGAGGACATCAAG gagtCCATTGAGACCATGAGGACCCGGCTTGAGCGCAGCATCCAAATGCTGACTCTGCTGCGGGCCTTTGAGGCACGTGACCGCAACCTGCAAGAGGGCAACCTGGAGCGAGTCAACTTCTGGTCAGCTGTGAATGTGGCCGTGTTGCTACTCGTGGCCGTGCTGCAAGTCTGCACTCTCAAGCGCTTCTTTCAGGACAAGCGCCCTGTGCCTACGTAG
- the TMED1 gene encoding transmembrane emp24 domain-containing protein 1 isoform X1 — protein sequence MFRTKAGLEMGERGGGAIERGRPSAGRTLAGGRGLKRCQLRWRRGHDVAQEREWPTRGFPGERVKARASSKAPLYYLGCGQAGHNLVIAGAGLDVDFTLESPQGVLLVSESRKADGVHTVEPTEAGDYKLCFDNSFSTISEKLVFFELIFDSLQDDEEVEGWAEAVEPEEMLDVKMEDIKESIETMRTRLERSIQMLTLLRAFEARDRNLQEGNLERVNFWSAVNVAVLLLVAVLQVCTLKRFFQDKRPVPT from the exons ATGTTTCGGACAAAGGCGGGGCTAGAAATGGGAGAGCGGGGAGGCGGGGCCATTGAAAGAGGGAGGCCTTCAGCGGGCAGGACTCTCGCGGGTGGGCGTGGCCTAAAGAGGTGTCAATTGAGGTGGAGGCGTGGCCATGATGTGGCACAAGAAAGGGAGTGGCCAACACGAGGATTTCCCGGGGAAAGGGTGAAGGCAAGGGCTTCAAGCAAGGCTCCATTATATTATTTGGGTTGTGGCCAAGCCGGACATAATCTG GTGATCGCAGGTGCTGGGCTGGACGTGGATTTCACTCTGGAGAGCCCTCAGGGAGTGCTGCTGGTCAGCGAGTCCCGCAAGGCAGATGGTGTGCACAC GGTGGAGCCCACGGAGGCAGGGGACTACAAACTGTGCTTTGACAACTCCTTCAGCACAATCTCCGAGAAGCTCGTGTTCTTTGAACTCATCTTTGACAGCCTGCAGGATGATGAAGAGGTGgagggctgggcagaggctgTGGAGCCTGAGGAGATGCTGGATGTCAAGATGGAGGACATCAAG gagtCCATTGAGACCATGAGGACCCGGCTTGAGCGCAGCATCCAAATGCTGACTCTGCTGCGGGCCTTTGAGGCACGTGACCGCAACCTGCAAGAGGGCAACCTGGAGCGAGTCAACTTCTGGTCAGCTGTGAATGTGGCCGTGTTGCTACTCGTGGCCGTGCTGCAAGTCTGCACTCTCAAGCGCTTCTTTCAGGACAAGCGCCCTGTGCCTACGTAG
- the TMED1 gene encoding transmembrane emp24 domain-containing protein 1 isoform X3, giving the protein MFRTKAGLEMGERGGGAIERGRPSAGRTLAGGRGLKRCQLRWRRGHDVAQEREWPTRGFPGERVKARASSKAPLYYLGCGQAGHNLVIAGAGLDVDFTLESPQGVLLVSESRKADGVHTVEPTEAGDYKLCFDNSFSTISEKLVFFELIFDSLQDDEEVEGWAEAVEPEEMLDVKMEDIKVCPGGGVH; this is encoded by the exons ATGTTTCGGACAAAGGCGGGGCTAGAAATGGGAGAGCGGGGAGGCGGGGCCATTGAAAGAGGGAGGCCTTCAGCGGGCAGGACTCTCGCGGGTGGGCGTGGCCTAAAGAGGTGTCAATTGAGGTGGAGGCGTGGCCATGATGTGGCACAAGAAAGGGAGTGGCCAACACGAGGATTTCCCGGGGAAAGGGTGAAGGCAAGGGCTTCAAGCAAGGCTCCATTATATTATTTGGGTTGTGGCCAAGCCGGACATAATCTG GTGATCGCAGGTGCTGGGCTGGACGTGGATTTCACTCTGGAGAGCCCTCAGGGAGTGCTGCTGGTCAGCGAGTCCCGCAAGGCAGATGGTGTGCACAC GGTGGAGCCCACGGAGGCAGGGGACTACAAACTGTGCTTTGACAACTCCTTCAGCACAATCTCCGAGAAGCTCGTGTTCTTTGAACTCATCTTTGACAGCCTGCAGGATGATGAAGAGGTGgagggctgggcagaggctgTGGAGCCTGAGGAGATGCTGGATGTCAAGATGGAGGACATCAAGGTGTGCCCAGGTGGAG gagtCCATTGA